In Saccharothrix syringae, the following are encoded in one genomic region:
- a CDS encoding ArsA-related P-loop ATPase, which yields MDGWTDELTRARLHVVTGKGGTGKTTVAAALALALATGGRRVLLVEVENRQGIARLFDRPPLPYAEERIASAPGGGEVRALAVDPEAALLEYLDMFYNLGFAGRTLKRTGAIEFATTLAPGLRDVLLTGKVKECVRRTSGTGRHEYDAVVLDAPPTGRVVRFLDVTRAMADLAKVGPIKGQSEGVVRLLHSGDTAVHLVALLEEMPVRETLDAVAELDGADLRPGAVFVNRVRPPRLPARSVAAAAEGRVDGARVRAGLVAAGLELPEDVLEGLVEQTVEHAVRVRTEQRAKEKLAESDLPTLELPELTDGVDVAALYELAEAMVGQGVR from the coding sequence GTGGACGGCTGGACCGACGAACTCACCCGCGCGCGCCTGCACGTGGTGACCGGCAAGGGGGGCACCGGCAAGACGACGGTCGCCGCGGCGCTGGCCCTCGCGCTGGCCACCGGCGGGCGGCGGGTGCTGCTGGTCGAGGTCGAGAACCGGCAGGGCATCGCCCGGCTGTTCGACCGGCCGCCGCTGCCCTACGCGGAGGAGCGCATCGCGTCCGCGCCCGGCGGCGGCGAGGTGCGGGCGCTGGCGGTGGACCCGGAGGCGGCGCTGCTGGAGTACCTGGACATGTTCTACAACCTGGGCTTCGCCGGCCGGACGCTGAAGAGGACGGGCGCGATCGAGTTCGCCACCACGCTGGCGCCCGGCCTGCGGGACGTGCTGCTCACCGGCAAGGTCAAGGAGTGCGTGCGGCGCACCTCGGGCACCGGGCGGCACGAGTACGACGCGGTCGTGCTGGACGCGCCGCCGACCGGCCGGGTGGTCCGCTTCCTCGACGTCACCCGCGCCATGGCCGACCTGGCCAAGGTGGGCCCGATCAAGGGCCAGAGCGAGGGCGTGGTGCGGCTGCTGCACTCCGGCGACACGGCGGTGCACCTGGTCGCGCTGCTGGAGGAGATGCCGGTGCGGGAGACCCTGGACGCGGTGGCCGAGCTGGACGGCGCCGACCTGCGGCCGGGCGCGGTGTTCGTCAACCGGGTGCGGCCGCCGCGGCTGCCCGCCCGGTCGGTGGCCGCCGCCGCGGAGGGCCGGGTCGACGGGGCGCGGGTGCGCGCCGGCCTGGTCGCCGCCGGGCTGGAGCTGCCCGAGGACGTGCTGGAGGGCCTGGTCGAGCAGACCGTGGAGCACGCCGTGCGGGTGCGCACCGAGCAGCGGGCCAAGGAGAAGCTGGCCGAGTCGGACCTGCCGACCCTGGAGCTGCCGGAGCTGACCGACGGGGTGGACGTGGCCGCGCTGTACGAGCTGGCCGAGGCGATGGTCGGGCAGGGGGTCCGGTGA
- a CDS encoding DUF4177 domain-containing protein: MQTWEYATVPLLIHATKAILDQWGADGWELVTVLPNPSGEQHVAYLKRPRA; the protein is encoded by the coding sequence ATGCAGACGTGGGAGTACGCGACCGTCCCGCTGTTGATCCACGCCACCAAGGCGATCCTGGACCAGTGGGGCGCCGACGGCTGGGAGCTGGTCACCGTCCTGCCCAACCCCAGCGGTGAGCAGCACGTCGCCTACCTGAAGCGACCCAGGGCATGA
- a CDS encoding RidA family protein has protein sequence MSHTARLAELGVELPEVAAPVAAYVPAVRSGQWVYTSGQLPFVAGSLAATGKVGADVSPEEAKAHARTCALNALAAVDALVGLDSVVRVVKLVGFVASAEGFTGQPAVINGASELLGEVFGEAGRHARSAVGVAELPLGAPVELELVVEIGE, from the coding sequence ATGAGCCACACCGCGCGGCTGGCCGAGCTGGGCGTCGAGCTGCCGGAGGTGGCGGCCCCGGTCGCCGCGTACGTGCCCGCCGTGCGCAGCGGGCAGTGGGTCTACACGTCCGGCCAGCTGCCGTTCGTGGCGGGCTCGCTCGCGGCCACCGGCAAGGTCGGCGCCGACGTCAGCCCGGAGGAGGCCAAGGCCCACGCGCGCACCTGCGCGCTGAACGCGCTGGCCGCCGTGGACGCCCTGGTCGGGCTGGACTCGGTGGTCCGGGTGGTCAAGCTGGTCGGGTTCGTCGCCTCCGCCGAGGGCTTCACCGGGCAGCCCGCCGTGATCAACGGCGCCTCCGAGCTGCTCGGCGAGGTGTTCGGCGAGGCCGGGCGGCACGCGCGGTCGGCGGTCGGCGTGGCCGAGCTGCCCCTGGGCGCGCCGGTCGAGCTGGAACTCGTCGTCGAGATCGGGGAGTGA
- a CDS encoding Gfo/Idh/MocA family protein codes for MDDQLRVGLVGAGPWANQVHAPGIADHPGTRLTAVWARRPEAAAQLASAYGAAVATTTDELFEQVDAVAFAVPPGVQAPLAIEAAERGKHLVLEKPIASTLADAERLADAVARHGVASLVVLTRRFAPEIREQLDRLNETGGWVGGSARWLTGALLGGPFSHSAWRHERGPLDDVGPHAFDLLDAALGPITDVVAADVSERGLWQVVLRHEGGATSVATITMSLPLNPSISEISVYGEHGHRVLADRGTTALQCFANLLDDFVAMVDGGTAEHPLDVRRGLHLQRVLDLARRKAEGVA; via the coding sequence GTGGACGATCAGCTGCGCGTAGGACTCGTCGGCGCCGGTCCCTGGGCCAACCAGGTGCACGCGCCCGGCATCGCCGACCACCCCGGCACCCGCCTGACCGCCGTCTGGGCCAGGCGCCCGGAGGCCGCCGCGCAGTTGGCCAGTGCTTACGGCGCCGCGGTCGCCACCACCACCGACGAGCTGTTCGAGCAGGTGGACGCCGTCGCCTTCGCCGTGCCGCCGGGGGTGCAGGCACCTCTCGCGATCGAGGCGGCCGAGCGGGGCAAGCACCTGGTGCTGGAGAAGCCGATCGCCTCGACCCTCGCCGACGCCGAACGGCTCGCGGACGCCGTGGCGCGGCACGGCGTCGCCTCGCTCGTGGTGCTGACCAGGCGCTTCGCCCCCGAGATCCGGGAACAGCTCGACCGGCTGAACGAGACCGGCGGCTGGGTCGGCGGCAGCGCGCGCTGGCTGACCGGCGCGTTGCTCGGCGGCCCGTTCTCGCACTCGGCGTGGCGGCACGAGCGCGGTCCGCTGGACGACGTGGGCCCGCACGCGTTCGACCTGCTCGACGCCGCCCTGGGGCCGATCACGGACGTGGTCGCGGCCGACGTCTCCGAGCGCGGGCTGTGGCAGGTGGTCCTGCGCCACGAGGGCGGTGCGACGAGCGTGGCGACGATAACCATGTCGTTGCCGCTGAACCCGAGCATCTCCGAGATCTCGGTCTACGGCGAGCACGGTCACCGGGTGCTGGCGGACCGGGGCACGACCGCGTTGCAGTGCTTCGCCAACCTGCTGGACGACTTCGTGGCCATGGTCGACGGCGGCACCGCGGAGCACCCGCTGGACGTGCGCCGCGGCCTGCACCTCCAGCGGGTCCTCGACCTGGCGCGTCGCAAGGCGGAGGGCGTGGCGTGA
- a CDS encoding NUDIX hydrolase: MVPESFDGPPVAPRDAATVVLVRDGAAGVEAFLLRRVAGMAFAGGMTVFPGGGVDPRDADTSVAWAGPPPDWWASKFTCTSHLARALVCAAVRETFEESGVLLAGPSPDSVVADTAGYADARAALVARELSLAQFLASAGLVLRADLLRPWGNWVTPEEEPRRYDTRFFVAVLPEGQRADGMTSEASGSQWQRPVDALADWKAGKHALLPPTWVTLADLADLNSVADVLAAPREVSKIIPKLVRDGGVVRVVVP; this comes from the coding sequence ATGGTCCCGGAATCCTTCGACGGACCGCCGGTGGCGCCGCGCGACGCCGCGACCGTGGTCCTGGTGCGCGACGGTGCGGCGGGGGTCGAGGCGTTCCTGCTGCGGCGGGTGGCGGGGATGGCGTTCGCGGGCGGGATGACGGTGTTCCCCGGCGGCGGGGTGGACCCCCGCGACGCGGACACCTCCGTCGCCTGGGCAGGCCCACCACCCGATTGGTGGGCATCGAAGTTCACCTGTACGTCTCACCTCGCCCGAGCCCTGGTGTGCGCGGCGGTCCGCGAGACGTTCGAGGAATCCGGCGTGCTGCTGGCCGGCCCATCACCCGATTCGGTGGTCGCGGACACAGCGGGTTACGCGGACGCACGAGCCGCCCTGGTGGCTCGCGAGCTGTCGCTGGCGCAGTTCCTGGCCTCGGCGGGCCTGGTCCTGCGAGCCGACCTGCTCCGCCCGTGGGGGAACTGGGTGACCCCGGAAGAAGAGCCCCGCCGCTACGACACCCGGTTCTTCGTCGCGGTGCTGCCCGAGGGCCAACGCGCCGACGGCATGACCTCCGAGGCGTCGGGCAGCCAGTGGCAGCGCCCCGTGGACGCCCTGGCCGACTGGAAAGCCGGGAAGCACGCACTGCTGCCACCCACCTGGGTGACACTGGCCGACCTGGCCGACCTGAACTCGGTGGCGGACGTGCTGGCCGCTCCGCGCGAGGTGTCGAAGATCATCCCCAAGCTGGTCCGGGACGGCGGTGTGGTGAGGGTGGTCGTGCCGTGA
- a CDS encoding MBL fold metallo-hydrolase, with protein sequence MSAEQNPQYGVLREVTPFASVVLAENPGVMTLEGTNTWVLRAPGSPTCAIVDPGPLDRAHLDRVAACGPVDAVLLTHGHPDHSEGARTFGDLVNAPVHAVTQSLGTAPLTGDEVIEAGGLEIRVLATPGHTDDSVSFQVHDAILTGDTILGRGTTVLDGKLGDYLATLKTLAALPRGTTVLPGHGPELPDVVAVAQAYLKHREDRLAQVRAAAERLGGAPTARQVVELVYADVDRSLWPAAEWSVRAQLEYLGIA encoded by the coding sequence GTGAGCGCCGAGCAGAACCCCCAGTACGGCGTGTTGCGCGAGGTCACGCCTTTCGCGTCGGTCGTGCTGGCGGAAAACCCGGGCGTGATGACCCTGGAGGGGACGAACACCTGGGTGCTGCGCGCCCCCGGCTCGCCCACGTGCGCGATCGTCGACCCAGGCCCCCTGGACCGCGCCCACCTGGACCGGGTGGCCGCCTGCGGCCCAGTGGACGCGGTGCTCCTCACCCACGGTCACCCAGACCACTCGGAAGGGGCGCGCACTTTCGGGGACCTGGTCAACGCCCCCGTACACGCAGTAACCCAATCCCTGGGCACCGCCCCCCTGACCGGCGACGAGGTGATCGAAGCCGGCGGCCTGGAGATCCGAGTCCTGGCCACCCCGGGCCACACCGACGACTCGGTCTCGTTCCAGGTCCACGACGCGATCCTGACCGGCGACACCATCCTGGGCAGGGGCACCACCGTCCTCGACGGCAAACTGGGCGACTACCTGGCAACGCTGAAAACCCTGGCCGCCCTCCCCCGAGGCACCACGGTCCTCCCCGGCCACGGCCCCGAACTCCCCGACGTCGTGGCGGTGGCCCAGGCGTACCTCAAGCACCGCGAGGACAGGTTGGCGCAGGTCCGAGCCGCAGCAGAACGCCTCGGCGGCGCCCCCACCGCGAGGCAGGTGGTCGAACTGGTGTACGCCGACGTAGACCGCTCGCTGTGGCCCGCGGCGGAGTGGTCCGTGCGGGCCCAGCTGGAGTACCTGGGCATCGCCTGA
- a CDS encoding DNA polymerase III subunit beta, producing the protein MDVTATTADLASAAADAARLLPTRAPVPAGLVLRADRHGVEVAGSGREHAIRLTRPATVHADGAVLVPAAPLAGTLRGLDDPRVRLVVEGSRLAVRTATARFALPLLDLAAHPGVPPLPPRVGSVPARALTAALTPVAGAASKDDALPVFTGVRVHGTTSRLELMATDRYRMAFASLPWARTAELDVLAPAAVLAEASKHPDRDAEVSVHADADRVALSWSGGSVSTALLAAPFPDDRARKLLEAVIDSTVLVEADVLAGAVRRAVPYAGPHGSVTIQVDDGEVRVRGSDPRAGESEESVKATIDGNRVTKTFQARYLADALRAFSGRRVELRIQDGLRSTVLTSPAGEDGVELTYLVVPLRTQV; encoded by the coding sequence ATGGACGTGACCGCCACCACCGCGGACCTGGCCTCGGCCGCCGCCGACGCGGCCCGACTCCTGCCCACCAGGGCCCCGGTGCCGGCCGGCCTCGTCCTGCGCGCGGACCGCCACGGGGTCGAGGTGGCGGGCAGCGGCCGCGAGCACGCCATCCGCCTGACCCGCCCCGCCACCGTACACGCGGACGGCGCCGTCCTGGTCCCGGCCGCACCGCTGGCCGGCACCCTCCGCGGCCTGGACGACCCGCGGGTCCGCCTGGTCGTCGAGGGCTCCCGCCTGGCCGTCCGCACCGCCACCGCCCGCTTCGCCCTCCCCCTGCTCGACCTGGCCGCCCACCCCGGGGTGCCACCCCTGCCCCCGCGGGTGGGGTCGGTGCCCGCACGAGCCCTGACCGCCGCCCTCACCCCGGTGGCCGGCGCCGCGTCGAAGGACGACGCCCTCCCCGTGTTCACCGGCGTCCGCGTGCACGGGACGACATCTCGATTGGAACTGATGGCGACGGATCGTTATCGAATGGCGTTCGCTTCGCTACCGTGGGCGCGGACAGCGGAGCTTGACGTCCTGGCCCCGGCGGCGGTCCTGGCCGAGGCGTCCAAGCACCCCGACCGCGACGCGGAGGTGTCGGTGCACGCCGACGCCGACCGCGTGGCCCTGTCCTGGTCAGGCGGCAGCGTGAGCACCGCGCTGCTGGCTGCCCCCTTCCCCGACGATCGAGCGCGCAAGTTGCTGGAGGCGGTCATCGACAGCACGGTGTTGGTTGAAGCGGACGTCCTGGCGGGCGCCGTGCGGCGGGCGGTGCCCTACGCGGGCCCGCACGGCTCGGTGACCATCCAGGTCGACGACGGCGAGGTGCGGGTGAGGGGCAGCGACCCGCGGGCGGGCGAGTCGGAGGAGTCGGTCAAGGCGACCATCGACGGCAACCGCGTGACCAAGACCTTCCAGGCCAGGTACCTGGCGGACGCCCTGCGCGCCTTCAGCGGCCGCCGAGTGGAACTCCGCATCCAGGACGGCCTCCGCTCCACGGTCCTGACGTCCCCGGCGGGCGAGGACGGGGTCGAGCTGACGTACCTGGTGGTCCCCCTGCGCACGCAGGTCTGA
- a CDS encoding MFS transporter: MSHSARLSDYRTALTTPGMRGPVAASLLARLPVAMIGLALLLYVQRETGSFAAAGLVSAAALVGVAVGSIVQGRLMDRHGPTRPLLVTVSLFAVFAALSVTAVEAGAPPAALVPLAFALGTTEPMVGSASRALWSHVLPAGPARHAGYAYEAISMEVFFILGPGLAGLLVAAPWAGTGVVLGAVSMAVGALWFALNPTVRGVRPEPVRRSLLGALSSPGMRTVALAALGFGVTIGFIEVAVPAAAAQAGHVGVGGLLLSVWSVSSVLFGVLYAMKPFPRAMHLRLPVLLGGFGLLALLLAVPSGLVGLGLALFAAGTLITPQATTHSAAIEQVAPAGTTTEAFGWVVTAVTVGLAIGQSASGQLVEAHGTGAAFAVGAVSGVVIAALVWVFRGTVAAGVPLRQDEVDLVAAR, encoded by the coding sequence ATGTCCCACTCTGCCCGTCTCTCCGACTACCGCACCGCCCTCACCACCCCCGGCATGCGCGGCCCCGTGGCCGCGTCCCTGCTCGCCCGCCTGCCGGTCGCCATGATCGGCCTCGCCCTGCTGCTCTACGTGCAGCGCGAGACCGGCTCGTTCGCCGCGGCGGGCCTGGTGTCGGCGGCGGCGCTGGTGGGCGTCGCGGTCGGGTCGATCGTGCAGGGCAGGCTGATGGACCGGCACGGGCCGACGCGCCCGCTGCTGGTCACGGTGTCGCTGTTCGCCGTGTTCGCGGCGCTGAGCGTGACCGCGGTCGAGGCGGGCGCCCCGCCGGCCGCCCTGGTGCCGCTGGCGTTCGCGCTCGGCACCACCGAGCCCATGGTGGGCTCGGCGTCGCGGGCGCTGTGGTCGCACGTGCTGCCCGCCGGGCCCGCGCGGCACGCCGGGTACGCCTACGAGGCGATCAGCATGGAGGTGTTCTTCATCCTCGGCCCCGGCCTGGCCGGGCTGCTGGTCGCGGCGCCGTGGGCGGGCACCGGCGTGGTGCTGGGCGCGGTGTCGATGGCGGTCGGCGCGCTGTGGTTCGCGCTGAACCCGACCGTGCGCGGCGTGCGGCCGGAGCCGGTGCGGCGCAGCCTGCTGGGCGCGCTGTCGTCGCCGGGCATGCGGACGGTCGCGCTGGCCGCGCTGGGCTTCGGCGTGACCATCGGGTTCATCGAGGTGGCCGTCCCCGCGGCGGCGGCGCAGGCCGGCCACGTCGGCGTCGGCGGGCTGCTGCTGAGCGTGTGGTCGGTCAGCTCGGTGCTGTTCGGCGTGCTGTACGCGATGAAGCCGTTCCCCCGGGCGATGCACCTGAGGCTGCCCGTGCTGCTGGGCGGGTTCGGGCTGCTCGCGCTGCTGCTCGCGGTGCCCAGCGGGTTGGTCGGGCTGGGGTTGGCGCTGTTCGCGGCGGGCACCCTGATCACGCCCCAGGCCACCACGCACTCGGCGGCGATCGAGCAGGTCGCGCCGGCCGGGACGACGACCGAGGCGTTCGGCTGGGTGGTGACCGCGGTGACCGTGGGGTTGGCGATCGGGCAGTCGGCGAGCGGGCAGCTGGTCGAGGCGCACGGGACCGGGGCGGCGTTCGCGGTGGGCGCGGTGTCGGGCGTGGTGATCGCGGCGCTGGTGTGGGTGTTCCGCGGCACCGTGGCGGCCGGGGTGCCGTTGCGGCAGGACGAGGTGGACCTGGTCGCGGCCCGCTGA
- a CDS encoding Crp/Fnr family transcriptional regulator gives MDETLARAGIFQGVEPAAAEALAQTLESVEFPRGHVIFAEGEPGDRLYIIQSGKVKIGRKSPDGRENLLGIFGPSDMFGELSIFDPGPRTSTATTVTEVRAVSMDRPALRQWITNRPEIAEQLLRALARRLRRTNSMLADLIFTDVPGRVAKALLQLAQRFGSQEAGLLRVTHDLTQEEIAQFVGASRETVNKALADFAHRGWLRLEGKSVLILDPERLARRAR, from the coding sequence GTGGACGAGACCCTGGCCCGCGCGGGCATCTTCCAGGGGGTTGAACCGGCTGCAGCGGAGGCACTGGCGCAGACGCTGGAGTCCGTTGAATTCCCGCGCGGCCACGTGATCTTCGCGGAAGGCGAGCCGGGCGACCGGCTCTACATCATCCAGTCCGGGAAGGTGAAGATCGGCCGGAAGTCGCCCGACGGCCGGGAGAACCTGTTGGGGATCTTCGGCCCGTCCGACATGTTCGGCGAGCTGTCGATCTTCGACCCGGGTCCGCGCACGTCCACCGCGACCACGGTGACGGAGGTGCGGGCGGTCAGCATGGACCGCCCCGCGCTGCGGCAGTGGATCACGAACCGGCCGGAGATCGCCGAGCAGCTGCTGCGCGCCCTGGCGCGGCGGCTGCGGCGGACGAACTCCATGCTCGCGGACCTGATCTTCACCGATGTGCCGGGCCGCGTGGCGAAGGCGTTGTTGCAGCTCGCGCAGCGCTTCGGCAGCCAGGAGGCCGGTCTGCTGCGGGTCACCCACGACCTGACGCAGGAGGAGATCGCCCAGTTCGTGGGCGCCTCGCGCGAGACGGTGAACAAGGCCCTGGCCGACTTCGCCCACCGCGGCTGGCTGCGGTTGGAGGGCAAGAGCGTGCTGATCCTCGACCCGGAGCGCCTGGCCCGCCGGGCGCGCTAG
- the nth gene encoding endonuclease III, with protein sequence MAKSAVKQPETRLGLVRRARRMTRVLALGYPDAHCELNFTNPLELLVAVVLSAQTTDVRVNQVTPALFRRYRTARDFASADRAELEELIRPTGFYRNKAASLQGLGAALVERFGGEVPGRLEDLVTLPGVGRKTANVVLGDAFGVPGITVDTHFGRLTRRWGWTAEEDPVKVEHAVGPLVERREWTLLSHRTIFHGRRVCHARTPACGACLLAPLCPSYGVGQVDPVKAQKLVKGEEAPHLIELAERVRAGEKLA encoded by the coding sequence ATGGCGAAGAGCGCGGTGAAGCAGCCGGAGACGAGGCTGGGGCTGGTCCGCCGGGCGCGCCGGATGACCCGCGTGCTCGCCCTCGGCTACCCCGACGCGCACTGCGAGCTGAACTTCACCAACCCGCTCGAACTGCTCGTCGCGGTGGTGCTCTCCGCCCAGACCACCGACGTCCGGGTGAACCAGGTCACGCCCGCGCTGTTCCGGCGCTACCGGACCGCGCGGGACTTCGCCTCGGCCGACCGCGCCGAGCTGGAGGAGCTGATCCGCCCCACCGGCTTCTACCGGAACAAGGCGGCCTCCCTGCAGGGCCTGGGCGCCGCGCTGGTGGAGCGGTTCGGCGGCGAGGTGCCCGGCAGGCTGGAGGACCTGGTCACCCTGCCCGGCGTGGGCCGCAAGACCGCGAACGTGGTGCTCGGCGACGCGTTCGGCGTGCCCGGGATCACCGTGGACACCCACTTCGGCCGGCTGACCCGCCGCTGGGGCTGGACCGCCGAGGAGGACCCGGTCAAGGTCGAGCACGCGGTGGGCCCGCTGGTCGAGCGCCGGGAGTGGACGCTGCTGTCGCACCGCACGATCTTCCACGGCCGCCGCGTCTGCCACGCCCGGACACCCGCCTGCGGTGCCTGCCTGCTCGCCCCGCTGTGCCCGTCCTACGGCGTCGGCCAGGTCGACCCGGTCAAGGCGCAGAAGCTGGTCAAGGGCGAGGAGGCGCCGCACCTGATCGAGCTGGCCGAGCGCGTGCGGGCGGGGGAGAAGCTGGCGTGA
- a CDS encoding TlpA family protein disulfide reductase produces MSARARWAVVVLVLAVAGAVALWPRADDPPAAESTPSRPAQDLGLLRERAALPPCPSGTGGPAALRGVEVTCLGDGTPLDLAGALPGRALVNFWATWCVPCQEELKVLDAYSREPGAVPVVAVLVGSKEGDGLELLAKLGVRLPAVHDPADAVRAAVRARPGLPLSVVVGGDGALTEVADPPVFESVEQVREVVG; encoded by the coding sequence GTGAGCGCCCGAGCGCGGTGGGCAGTCGTCGTCCTGGTGCTGGCGGTGGCGGGCGCCGTCGCGCTGTGGCCGCGCGCGGACGACCCGCCGGCCGCCGAGAGCACGCCGTCCCGACCCGCGCAGGACCTCGGCCTGCTGCGCGAGCGCGCCGCCCTGCCGCCGTGCCCCTCCGGCACCGGCGGGCCGGCGGCGCTGCGCGGCGTCGAGGTGACCTGCCTGGGCGACGGCACCCCGCTCGACCTGGCCGGCGCGCTGCCCGGCCGGGCCCTGGTGAACTTCTGGGCCACCTGGTGCGTTCCCTGTCAGGAAGAGCTCAAGGTGCTCGACGCCTACTCGCGCGAGCCGGGCGCCGTGCCGGTGGTGGCGGTGCTCGTGGGCAGCAAGGAGGGGGACGGTCTGGAGCTGCTGGCCAAGCTGGGCGTCCGCCTGCCCGCGGTGCACGACCCGGCCGACGCGGTGCGCGCGGCGGTCCGGGCGCGCCCCGGGCTGCCGCTCAGCGTCGTGGTGGGCGGGGACGGCGCGCTGACCGAGGTGGCCGACCCGCCCGTGTTCGAGTCGGTGGAGCAGGTGCGCGAGGTGGTCGGGTGA
- a CDS encoding NUDIX hydrolase — protein sequence MSGLLKATAEIDARAFTRISAPPPGTGRAAAVLVLFGEGPDGPDVLLLRRADTLGSHPGQVAFPGGAADPTDDGPVDTALREAFEETGVLREGVRPLATLPELYVPVSGFVVTPVLAHWARPSPVAPVDPAETAAVARVPVAHLADPANRFRVRHQAGYVGPAFSAPGMLVWGFTAGLLSGLLALGGWERPWDTSDVRDLDLALRATEVP from the coding sequence ATGAGCGGCCTGCTCAAGGCCACCGCGGAGATCGACGCCCGCGCCTTCACCCGCATCTCCGCGCCGCCGCCGGGCACCGGCCGCGCGGCCGCGGTGCTGGTGCTGTTCGGCGAGGGCCCGGACGGGCCCGACGTGCTGCTGCTGCGCCGCGCCGACACCCTCGGCTCACACCCCGGCCAGGTCGCCTTCCCCGGCGGCGCGGCCGACCCGACCGACGACGGGCCGGTGGACACCGCGCTGCGCGAGGCGTTCGAGGAGACCGGCGTGCTGCGCGAGGGCGTGCGGCCGCTGGCGACGCTGCCCGAGCTGTACGTGCCGGTGTCCGGTTTCGTGGTCACCCCGGTGCTGGCGCACTGGGCGCGGCCCTCCCCGGTCGCGCCGGTCGACCCGGCCGAGACCGCCGCGGTGGCGCGGGTGCCGGTCGCGCACCTGGCGGACCCGGCCAACCGGTTCCGGGTGCGCCACCAGGCGGGCTACGTCGGGCCCGCGTTCTCCGCGCCGGGCATGCTGGTGTGGGGCTTCACCGCCGGGCTGCTCAGCGGGCTGCTGGCGCTCGGCGGGTGGGAACGGCCGTGGGACACCTCGGACGTGCGTGACCTCGACCTCGCCCTGCGCGCGACGGAGGTGCCGTGA
- a CDS encoding MarP family serine protease, with product MNWVDLLVLALAAFAAVSGARQGMVVALPAFVGVLVGLVLGTQLAPLVVAEFDNVVTKVVFAVGVVVLLVALGETLGVYVGRTLKPRVNSSPLRGADNALGAVVQGAVVFVVAWMIALPLTMVAGMPGLTRGLNQSVILSTVDGAMPQAARDLADDLSDLFDVSGFPAAVNPFDRTPLKDVEPPDPALGDNPVVQRLQPSVLKVRGRAPSCSRALEGTGFVIAPERVMTNAHVVAGTTEVAVEVGRGQFDATVVHYDAQTDVAILAVPDLDAAPLEFRTDEIAQGEDGIVLGYPLDGPYTASAARVRERIPMLRGPDIYDAVTVTRDVYTVRAKVRSGNSGGPLVDPQGRVMGVVFGAAVDDQETGFVLTAKEVAEEVAEAPTLVRRASTQTCAS from the coding sequence GTGAACTGGGTCGACCTGCTCGTGCTCGCGCTCGCCGCGTTCGCCGCGGTCTCCGGCGCCCGACAGGGCATGGTCGTCGCGCTGCCCGCCTTCGTCGGCGTGCTCGTCGGCCTGGTGCTGGGCACCCAGCTCGCCCCGCTGGTGGTCGCCGAGTTCGACAACGTGGTGACCAAGGTGGTCTTCGCGGTCGGCGTGGTGGTGCTGCTGGTGGCCCTGGGCGAGACCCTGGGCGTCTACGTGGGCCGGACCCTCAAGCCGCGGGTCAACTCCAGCCCGCTGCGCGGCGCGGACAACGCGCTGGGCGCGGTCGTGCAGGGCGCCGTGGTGTTCGTGGTGGCGTGGATGATCGCGCTGCCGCTGACCATGGTCGCGGGCATGCCCGGCCTGACCAGGGGCCTGAACCAGTCGGTGATCCTGTCGACGGTCGACGGCGCCATGCCGCAGGCGGCCCGGGACCTGGCCGACGACCTGAGCGACCTGTTCGACGTCTCGGGCTTCCCGGCCGCGGTCAACCCGTTCGACCGCACCCCGCTCAAGGACGTCGAACCGCCCGACCCGGCGCTGGGCGACAACCCGGTCGTGCAGCGGCTTCAGCCCAGCGTGCTCAAGGTGCGCGGGCGGGCGCCGTCGTGCTCGCGGGCCCTGGAGGGCACCGGGTTCGTGATCGCGCCCGAGCGGGTGATGACCAACGCGCACGTCGTCGCGGGCACCACGGAGGTCGCGGTCGAGGTGGGGCGCGGGCAGTTCGACGCGACGGTCGTGCACTACGACGCGCAGACCGACGTCGCCATCCTGGCCGTGCCCGACCTGGACGCCGCGCCGCTGGAGTTCCGCACCGACGAGATCGCCCAGGGCGAGGACGGGATCGTGCTGGGCTACCCGCTGGACGGCCCGTACACCGCGTCCGCGGCGCGGGTGCGCGAGCGGATACCCATGCTGCGCGGGCCGGACATCTACGACGCGGTGACCGTGACGCGGGACGTCTACACGGTGCGGGCGAAGGTGCGCAGCGGCAACTCCGGCGGCCCGCTGGTGGACCCGCAGGGCCGGGTGATGGGCGTGGTGTTCGGCGCGGCCGTGGACGACCAGGAGACCGGGTTCGTGCTGACCGCGAAGGAGGTCGCCGAGGAGGTGGCCGAGGCGCCGACGCTCGTCCGGCGGGCCTCCACCCAGACCTGCGCCAGCTAG